TGAATTCAATGGACTGCAGATGTTTAGCGGCTCCGGCAACCAGACTTTCCAAGTAGGAGCCAATGTCGGTCAGACAATAAACATTCAAATTGGTGATTTTACTGATATCTCCATCGCTCAAACCGGATCGAATATTTGCAGCACAGCAAATGCCAATAACGTATTAACATCCATTGACGCAGCCATGAACGCCGTCAATACGCAACGTGCAAACCTGGGTGGTGCGCAAAGTCGTCTCGACGCCGTGGTTTCCCAGTTGCAGGTCTCCAGGGAAAATCAGGAAGCATCGCGCAGCCGGATCATGGATGCCGACTATGCCGAGGAAACCGCTCGCCTGACCCGTGCGCAAATTCTCCAGCAAGCAGGCACAGCCATGCTGGCACAAGCCAACTCGGTCCCCAACAACGTTCTGTCCCTGCTCCGCCAGTAAGCCTTGATTGAGTAGTAACATGCTCTCAAGTTGGCGGACTTGAATCCGTTATAACTGGGGAGACCTTGAGCAGCCCGCGGAATCGGCCTTTACACAGGTGTTCCGTGACTGCTCCAGGAGAGCTTCGATCAACAAGACTGTGAGTGACATTTCGTGTTTGGCTTTGGACAACGTAGCGCTGGCGCCTATTCTCAGGTTGGACTGGAAACATCCGTCCAGACAGCGGATCCGTACAAACTGATCCTGTTGCTGTTTGAAGGCGCCAGAGATGCAATCCTGCTTGCACGCTCCGCGATGGAGAACAAGCAAATCGAGGCACGAGGCAGTGCGATTTCGAAAGCCATCGACATCATCACCAATGGGCTGAAAGCCAGCCTGGATCTTGAGCAAGGCGGCGATCTGGCTGACCAGCTGGCCAGCCTGTATGAATACATGACCGTTCGGCTGCTACACGCCAACATGAAAAACGACAAGTCAATTCTAGACGAAGTCCTTGAATTACTTGAAGAAATTCATTCTGCCTGGCGGCAAATCCCGGCCGAAGAACGTCATTTGCCAGGCTAAGCAACCGTGGCAGAAAAATCGCTTCTCGCTTTTTTCGAAAAGCTGCAGGAAATCTCGCAGACGATGCTTGCAACCCGGGAAGATGGCAACTGGGACCAGCTCGAACTGCTGATTGCAGCACGCAGCGAGATGATCAGGAATCATCAGGACGGCAACTACCCGGCACCATCCCCCGTGGACCGGCAAAAAATTCGGGTTATCTGCGAAAACATTCAGCGCTCGGACAAAGGAATTCTGGAAGACGCCACCGAATGGCGGGACCAGATTCGTCAATTCATATTAAAGTAGTTACCCGCCTCTCACTCACGGCCGACCAGGTCACTACACGATGATCCCCGCCGATCTAGCCAGTCGCCTGCGGCAGGTTACCCAAGACCTTCCTGCGCCGGTACAGCCCGCACCAGCCGCCCAAAAAGTAGCCGACGTCCTCAGTGAGTTTTCTGTCGGACAACGGATCATGGCTGAAATCCAAAGCCTGCTACCGAACGGGACTTACCGGGCTGTGATCGCCCAGCGCGACCTGACACTGGCCCTGCCATTTTCGGCCAAAGCGGGTGACACGATTGAGCTCGAAGTCGTAGAAAACGACGGCAAACTCACCCTGGCGGTGGTGGGCAATAAAACAGCGAGCGAGGCAGGCGGCAAAGGTAATGATTCGGTTTCAACCAGTCTGAGCAAGACTGGCAATTTGATTGGCGAACTGCTCGGCAAAGTGGAACAGCAAGGCGGGCAGGCCAAACCTGCCGCCCTGAATGCCAATCAACCACTGGTCACCCACTTCTCAGGACAAGCCAGCGAGCTTCTTCCCGCACTCAAGGAGTCGCTGAGCAAAAGCGGCATGTTCTACGAGGCGCACCAGGCGCAATGGCTCGAAGGCAAGCTGAGCACAGCCAATCTGCTACAAGAACCCCAAGGGAAACTTTCAACCCTGATTCCGGCACCGACCAATGCCGCCCCCTCTTCCGTCCATGCTGACTCGGCAGATATTGCCGCTCACGTCCATTTATCGGAAGGGGCCCTGCAAAAAACGCAGGCTGAATCACCGCCCGCCAATCCATCTCAAGCAGAAGTCGCAGCAAAAACGGCAGTCACCAGCAACACCGAGCCAAAGACCACCAGCACGGTACAACCCACCGAGCAACCGATCAACCAGCGCACAACGGCCATCCACCCAGAGCTTACCCCCATCGTCCAGCAGCAGCTGAATGCCCTCGCCACCCAAACCTATGTCTGGCAGGGACAAGTCTGGCCGGGGCAACCGATGCACTGGGAAATCACCGAAGACGACGGTCGACCGCGCTCAGAGATCGATGAAACCCCAGCCCGCTGGCAAACCCGGCTCAAACTTGACCTACCGAACCTGGGCGGCATAGAAGCACGCTTGCGCCTGGGGAACACAGGAAGCCTTGAGCTAACGCTCACCACAGATAACGACTCGAGCGAAGCCACGCTTCGCGCTGCCGCCAAGCAACTCGGCAACGCCTTGGAAGCATCCGGGCTACAACTCAACAAATTTGCGGTCACCCATGGCGAAATCACACCTTGAGCATGTACGCGAGGCGATTGCCCTCGCCTACGGCCAGGCCGATGCCGCCCCTCGCGTTGTCGCCAAGGGACGCGGTCTGGTTGCCGAACAGATTATTGCCAAGGCTCGGGAATCCGGGGTATATGTACATGAATCCCCGGAGATGGTCGCATTATTGACTCAGGTTGATATTGACCAATCGATTCCCGCCGAACTTTACCTTGCCGTTGCCGAACTTCTTGCCTGGCTTTATCGCCTTGAAAACAAAGATAACCCATGACTATTGATCAGGATTCCAGCGCCCCCATTTTTGAAATTGACCGGCCCGAAACCTACGGCCAGTTTCTCTTGACCCAGCCGATGGAAATCACCTCCTACCTGCGATCGCTTGAGAAACAACATGCCATCATCACTATCTACGTCGATGGCGGCCGAAAATTTTTCATCAGCACCATTCTCGCGGTCGACGAAGCAACAGGCCATACTTTCCTGGATTTGGCCAACTCCGATGAAATTCGACGCCTGACAGAGCGCTCTCCGGAACTGACGCTGACTGCGATTTTGGACAAGGTCACGATCCAGCTGCGCGTGACCAATCAATACGCCGGCAACATCAACGGACGTGACGCGCTGGGGATTCCGCTCCCGGCAACCATGCTGCGCCTGCAGCGTCGCGAATATTTCCGGCTTGAAACACCTCACGCCCTGCCGCTGCATTGCAAACTGGCCAGGCTGCGCGAAGACAACACCACCGAAGTATTCAACCTGTCCCTGCTCGACATCAGTGGTGGCGGCATCAGCCTGATGGGCAAAATCGAGCAGAGCGACGCATTCTCGCCGGGCAGCATTTTTCCGGATTGTCGCCTTGAAATTCCGGGAGACGGATTCATTGCCGTGAATTTGTGCGTCCGCAAGGTCAGCCAGCAAGAAACACGCGGCGGACTGCCTTACTTGCGAATTGGCTGCGAATTTACCAGTTTGCCGGGTACCCGCCTGGCGCAGATTCAGCGCTACATCACGCGCATGGAGCGCGAAAGAAAAGCCCGGGAATCCGGGCTATCCTGAAAAACATGCAGGCTCAGACCTGCATGTTCATTACGTCCTGGTAGGCACTGACCAGCTTGTTCCGTACCTGCACCATTTCCTGAAAAGAAACACTGGCCGTCTGCAACGCAATCATGACTTCGTGAAGATTCTGGTTGGTGTCGCCGGCGGCAAGTTTTTCCGCCATCTGATCAGCCTGAGTTTGTGTCTGGCTAACCTTGTCGATGGAATTTTGCAGCACGGAAGCAAAACTGGACGTACCGGTGGCTGCCGTCGTTTCCGCCGGTTTGCCCGTAGCCTGTGATGCGGTTGTCCGCAACACATTCAACATTTGTTCGATACCTTGCGTGTCCATAAGACGCTCCTTTAATCCCGGTCAATTCAAAGCAAACATCAGGCCAGGAAGCCGTCAATCCTTGAAAAAACCTTCATCCCGGTACTGCTGCAACTTGTAGCGCAAGGTCCTTTCGGAAATCCCCAGGCGCTCGATGGTCAATTTGCGGGAGCCACCTACTTCAGCCAGCGTCCGAAGAATATGTTCACGCTCCAAGTCACGCATATTATCGACTCTTTTTTCCGCATCCTGAATAGCTGAATCGGGTGGTGCAGAAGAAAAATCCGGCGTGGCAAGCACAGCCGCCACCGGCTGCTGCAGCTCGGCAGAGGGACGAGGAGCAAGCCGCAAGTGCTCCGGCAAAATTTCCTTGCCCGGCGCCATGATCAAGGCACGCTGAATGACGTTTTCCAACTCCCGGACATTGCCGGGCCAGGCGTGGGCCTGCAAGGAAAGCTCGGCCGCCGCGGAAAGAGAGACGCCAACCCGGCCAAGACGACCGCCGTGCTCAACGACGAAACTGCGGGCAATCGGTACGATATCTTCGCGACGCTCGCGCAGGGCAGGAATCTGGACTGGAAAAACACTCAGCCGATAATACAGATCCTCACGAAAAACGCCTTTTGCAACAGCCTCGGCCATATCCCGGTTCGATGTCGCAACAATCCGGATATTCAAGGCAACCGGCTTTTTCCCGCCAACCCGCTCGACTTCTCGCTCCTGCAGCACGCGCAACAGCTTGGCCTGCAAGCCCATCGGCATTTCAGTCACCTCATCGAGCAGCAAGGTACCGTCCTGCGCCTGTTCGAACTTGCCGGCCTGTGCCTGCTGCGCCCCTGTGAAAGCGCCCTTTTCGTAACCGAAGAGCGTAGCCTCCAGGAGACTGTCGGGAATCGCGGCACAGTTGATCGCGACGAAAGGCCCGGCGTGTCGCGCAGACTGCCGATGAATGAAGCGCGCCACAACCTCCTTGCCAACCCCCGATTCCCCGGTCAACAGCACCGTGGCATCCGTTTGAGCGACCCGCTGAGCCATGGTGAAAAGCTCCCGGCTGGCCGGGTCGACCGCGACAACCCCGGCAGACTGCCCGGTATCCGGCAACTCGTATTTCTTGATGTGAGCCAGCAAAGCCTGCGGTTCGAAAGGCTTGAGCAGGAAGTCGCAGGCACCGGAGCGCATCGCATCGACCGCCTTTTCAACCTCGGCGTAGGCCGTCATCAAGACCACCGGCAAATGCGGCAAGCGCGCCCGGATCTCCTTGAGCAGCGCAATGCCGTCCATCGGCATCATCCGGACATCACTGACAACAATCGACACGGCCTTCTCAGTCAACACCTTGAGCGCTTCCGCTCCGCCCTCTACGGCAATATAGGAACGCCCGGCCAGTTCCAGCGTATCGCCAATGGCCTCACGCAAACTGGGGTCATCCTCAACGACCAAAATGGGGAATTGATGCTCACTCATCAGTATTTTTTTCCATATCCGCAGAAATCAGCGGCAAACTCATTACGAACTCCGCCCCGCACCCCGGTTCGGAAAACAATTCAATCGCACCACCGTGCGCCCGCGCCACGCCCAGCGCAATGGCCAGACCCAAGCCCGTCCCCTGCCCTTTGGTCGTAAAAAACGGCTCAAAGATGCGCGCCTGGGTTTCCTTGGAGACGCCAGGCCCGGAATCGCGCACGGAAAGAGTCAGCACATCGCCGCGCCGAATGCCCGAAAGGCAAATCTTGCCGCCCACCGGGGTCGCCTGCATGGCATTTTCGAGCAAGTTCACCAATGCGCCGAACAAGGCCTTTCGCCCGCCAACGATTATCGCCTGTTCGCACTCGTCGACCGTGACAAACTCAAGCCGGTGCTCGCGCATCAAGGGCTCCACTGTTTGCGCTGCCTCCAGCAACAAATCTCCGGCCGGGATCACATCACGTCCAATACTTTCGCCGCGGGCAAAAAGGAGCACATCCTGAATCAAGCGTTCGAGGCGCCGCAGTTGCCCCGTCGCCTTCTCCGAGAAACGCGACCGCGCCTCATCACTGACGCCGGACTGCCCCAGATTCGAGGTATAGAGCAAGGCTGCAGCCAGCGGCGTACGCAGCTGGTGGGCCAAAGAGGCAGCCATCTCGCCCATGGCCGCCAAGCGCTGATTCCGCTCCAGCTCGGTTTTCATCCGATGCGCCGCCGTCACATCATGAATCAGCAGGATTTTGCCACCGGCGGAAGGTAGCGCACTTTCAGCGACAGAAAGCCGGGAATCCCCGGACAGCCACTCGCCAACCGTCATCGTCGGCTCCAGGTGCTGACGCGCCACGTCCCCCCAATGCTGCCCCATCACCGATGCGCCAAAAAGCCCCATCGCCACCGGGTTGACCGCAGCAACCGTTGCACTGGCATCAAGCAGGACTACGCCGGCAGGCAAGGCATCGAGCAGCGATGACAAGCGCTCCGACAAAGCCTCTTTTTCCTGGTACTGACGCCGCAATTCGCCATTGGCCACGGCCAACTCTTCCGTCAGAGAGGCAACTCGCGTCTGCAAGGCCTCGTAAGCCTGCGTCAGCTCGGCAGAAACCTGATTGAAAACGGCAAAGGCACGTTGCAGCTCCTCTGCCTTGGCGTCTGCAACAAGACTGGCTGGAGCACTCTGCGGAATGGTCATTGAAAAAAGGGGGTCGTTTAGGCGTTGATAATAGTAGAATATTTCTAGGAAAATTTGGCTTCTCTATTGATTCTTCTTCTGTTTCACCGCAATTTACCCAGGCATTGATGGCAGCAACCACAGAAACGACGGCAGGCAACGCCCCCCCAGGCAACCCCCTGGAGCGCATGCGCGAGGCCTTCAATCGCCTTGGCATCCAGCAAAAAATTGGTTTCATGGTGGCCTTGGCCGCCATTGTTGCCATTGTTGTTGGCTCCGTTCTCTGGAGCCAACAACCTGACTGGAAAGTACTTTTTTCGAATTTATCGGAGAAGGATGGGGGGGCCATCGTCACCCTGCTTGAACAGCAGAACATTCCACACCGCATGTCCGACAATGGCTCGATTCAGGTTGCAGCCAACCGGGTGCATGAAATCCGCCTGAAGATGGCCTCGCAAGGTTTGCCGCGTGGCGGCATGGTCGGCTTCGAGCTGATGGAAAACCAAAAATTCGGCATCAGCCAGTTTGCCGAGCAGGTCAATTACCAACGTGGCCTGGAAGGCGAACTGGCACGCACCATCATGTCGATCGGTTCAGTCCAGTCGGCACGGGTACACCTGGCGATTCCCAAGCCGTCGGTTTTTGTCCGCGACGAACAAAAACCGACCGCCTCGGTCATGCTCAATCTTTACCCGGGCCGCACACTCGATGGCGGCCAGGTGGCCGGCATCACCCATCTTGTTTCCTCCAGCGTGCCGCAATTGCCGATGGCCAACGTGACGGTCATCGATCAAAACGGCGCCCTGCTCTCCCAACTCAAAAGCAAGCTGACCGAAGCCGGGCTCGACCCGGCACAAAACAAATACATCCGCGAAGTTGAAGACAGCATCATCAAGCGCATCGAGGAAATCCTCAAACCAGTACTCGGCCCGGAAAACTACAAGGTCCAGGTTGCCGCTGACATCGACTTTTCGCAGACAGAGCAAACGGCTGAAAGCTACCGTCCGAACAACACACCGGAAACCAGCAGCATTCGCAGCCAGCAGAAAAACGAAACCGCCAGCGTCAACCAGGCCGCCGGCGGCGTTCCCGGCGCGCTGACCAATCAGCCGCCGGTGCCTGCCACCGCGCCACTGACCCAACCAGCAACCGGCACGACCCCGACGCAACCCGGCAAGCCCGTGCCGCCGCAAGGGCAAGTTGATGCAGCGGGTGTTACCGCACCGCTGAATGCCGCCGGTCAACCGATCAATACCAGCAAAAACTCGACGATCAACTACGAGGTCGATAAAACAGTTCGTTACACCAAGCAAGCCATGGGTGCGATCCGACGTTTGTCGACGGCGGTCGTCGTCAACCACCGCAAGGATGTCGGCAAGGATGGCAAGCCGACGACCAAGGCGATCCCTGAAGCCGAAATGAAACAAATCAACGAACTGGTTCGTGAGGCCATGGGGTTCAGCAAGGAACGTGGCGACACGCTGTCAATCGCCAACGCGCCCTTCACAGCATCCGAGCCTGCCGACCATAGCTTGCCGATCTGGAAGGATCCGGAGAATATTTCCTACGCCAAGGATATTTTCAAATACCTGATCATTGGCGGCATTCTGGCGCTGCTTTACCTCAAGATCATCCAGCCATCGCTCAAGACCATGTTCCCACCGCCCAAGGAAGAGGACTCAGGGACAGCCGAAACGGTTACCGATGCGCTGGGCAACATCATCGTGACCGGCGAGGATGGCGAAGACGTAGTCGCCATCGACCACTACGCCGTCAAGGTTCAGAAGACACGCGATATCGCCCAGGCAGATCCAAAGGCGGTAGCCAACATCATCAAGGAATGGATGGGCGCAAATGCCGGCTGATGACGGACTTGAAAAAAGTGCCACGCTGCTGATTGCACTGGGCGAAGATCATGCGGCCGAAGTGCTCAAGCACCTCGGCCCGCGCGAAGTACAGAAACTGGGACATGCCATGGCCTCCCTCAAGTCCGTACCGCGCGCCAAGGTAGAGGCTGTTCTCGACGAATTCCTGACCACGGCCGAAGGCAGTTCGGCAATGCACGTCGACACCGACAACTACATCCGTTCGGTGCTGACCAAGGCACTCGGCGACGACAAGGCCTCCAACCTCATTTCGCGCATCCTGCAAAGCGGCGAAACGTCGGGGATCGAAGGTCTCAAATGGATGGATGCGCCCACTGTTGCCGACCTGATCAAGAACGAGCACCCGCAGATCATTGCGACCATCCTGGTGCACCTTGAGCACGATCACTCTTCGGAAATTCTCAACCACTTCACCGAGCGCCTGCGTAACGACGTCGTACTGCGTATTGCCACGCTGGAAGGCATCCAGCCGGCCGCGCTGCGCGAACTGAACGAAGCCATGATGCGCA
The sequence above is drawn from the Dechloromonas sp. TW-R-39-2 genome and encodes:
- a CDS encoding flagellin, with translation MPQIINTNIPSLTAQRNLNTSQGSLAVALNRLSSGLRVNSAKDDAAGLAIATRLEAQSRGMGMAIRNANDAVSFVQTAEGGVAKINEALQRMRELAVQSANGTYTTSDRANLNAEFQQLSSEVLRVAQQTEFNGLQMFSGSGNQTFQVGANVGQTINIQIGDFTDISIAQTGSNICSTANANNVLTSIDAAMNAVNTQRANLGGAQSRLDAVVSQLQVSRENQEASRSRIMDADYAEETARLTRAQILQQAGTAMLAQANSVPNNVLSLLRQ
- the fliS gene encoding flagellar export chaperone FliS — protein: MFGFGQRSAGAYSQVGLETSVQTADPYKLILLLFEGARDAILLARSAMENKQIEARGSAISKAIDIITNGLKASLDLEQGGDLADQLASLYEYMTVRLLHANMKNDKSILDEVLELLEEIHSAWRQIPAEERHLPG
- a CDS encoding flagellar hook-length control protein FliK, with amino-acid sequence MAEIQSLLPNGTYRAVIAQRDLTLALPFSAKAGDTIELEVVENDGKLTLAVVGNKTASEAGGKGNDSVSTSLSKTGNLIGELLGKVEQQGGQAKPAALNANQPLVTHFSGQASELLPALKESLSKSGMFYEAHQAQWLEGKLSTANLLQEPQGKLSTLIPAPTNAAPSSVHADSADIAAHVHLSEGALQKTQAESPPANPSQAEVAAKTAVTSNTEPKTTSTVQPTEQPINQRTTAIHPELTPIVQQQLNALATQTYVWQGQVWPGQPMHWEITEDDGRPRSEIDETPARWQTRLKLDLPNLGGIEARLRLGNTGSLELTLTTDNDSSEATLRAAAKQLGNALEASGLQLNKFAVTHGEITP
- a CDS encoding EscU/YscU/HrcU family type III secretion system export apparatus switch protein, which gives rise to MAKSHLEHVREAIALAYGQADAAPRVVAKGRGLVAEQIIAKARESGVYVHESPEMVALLTQVDIDQSIPAELYLAVAELLAWLYRLENKDNP
- a CDS encoding flagellar brake protein produces the protein MTIDQDSSAPIFEIDRPETYGQFLLTQPMEITSYLRSLEKQHAIITIYVDGGRKFFISTILAVDEATGHTFLDLANSDEIRRLTERSPELTLTAILDKVTIQLRVTNQYAGNINGRDALGIPLPATMLRLQRREYFRLETPHALPLHCKLARLREDNTTEVFNLSLLDISGGGISLMGKIEQSDAFSPGSIFPDCRLEIPGDGFIAVNLCVRKVSQQETRGGLPYLRIGCEFTSLPGTRLAQIQRYITRMERERKARESGLS
- the fliE gene encoding flagellar hook-basal body complex protein FliE; this translates as MDTQGIEQMLNVLRTTASQATGKPAETTAATGTSSFASVLQNSIDKVSQTQTQADQMAEKLAAGDTNQNLHEVMIALQTASVSFQEMVQVRNKLVSAYQDVMNMQV
- a CDS encoding sigma-54 dependent transcriptional regulator — its product is MSEHQFPILVVEDDPSLREAIGDTLELAGRSYIAVEGGAEALKVLTEKAVSIVVSDVRMMPMDGIALLKEIRARLPHLPVVLMTAYAEVEKAVDAMRSGACDFLLKPFEPQALLAHIKKYELPDTGQSAGVVAVDPASRELFTMAQRVAQTDATVLLTGESGVGKEVVARFIHRQSARHAGPFVAINCAAIPDSLLEATLFGYEKGAFTGAQQAQAGKFEQAQDGTLLLDEVTEMPMGLQAKLLRVLQEREVERVGGKKPVALNIRIVATSNRDMAEAVAKGVFREDLYYRLSVFPVQIPALRERREDIVPIARSFVVEHGGRLGRVGVSLSAAAELSLQAHAWPGNVRELENVIQRALIMAPGKEILPEHLRLAPRPSAELQQPVAAVLATPDFSSAPPDSAIQDAEKRVDNMRDLEREHILRTLAEVGGSRKLTIERLGISERTLRYKLQQYRDEGFFKD
- a CDS encoding PAS domain-containing sensor histidine kinase, which encodes MTIPQSAPASLVADAKAEELQRAFAVFNQVSAELTQAYEALQTRVASLTEELAVANGELRRQYQEKEALSERLSSLLDALPAGVVLLDASATVAAVNPVAMGLFGASVMGQHWGDVARQHLEPTMTVGEWLSGDSRLSVAESALPSAGGKILLIHDVTAAHRMKTELERNQRLAAMGEMAASLAHQLRTPLAAALLYTSNLGQSGVSDEARSRFSEKATGQLRRLERLIQDVLLFARGESIGRDVIPAGDLLLEAAQTVEPLMREHRLEFVTVDECEQAIIVGGRKALFGALVNLLENAMQATPVGGKICLSGIRRGDVLTLSVRDSGPGVSKETQARIFEPFFTTKGQGTGLGLAIALGVARAHGGAIELFSEPGCGAEFVMSLPLISADMEKNTDE
- the fliF gene encoding flagellar basal-body MS-ring/collar protein FliF — encoded protein: MAATTETTAGNAPPGNPLERMREAFNRLGIQQKIGFMVALAAIVAIVVGSVLWSQQPDWKVLFSNLSEKDGGAIVTLLEQQNIPHRMSDNGSIQVAANRVHEIRLKMASQGLPRGGMVGFELMENQKFGISQFAEQVNYQRGLEGELARTIMSIGSVQSARVHLAIPKPSVFVRDEQKPTASVMLNLYPGRTLDGGQVAGITHLVSSSVPQLPMANVTVIDQNGALLSQLKSKLTEAGLDPAQNKYIREVEDSIIKRIEEILKPVLGPENYKVQVAADIDFSQTEQTAESYRPNNTPETSSIRSQQKNETASVNQAAGGVPGALTNQPPVPATAPLTQPATGTTPTQPGKPVPPQGQVDAAGVTAPLNAAGQPINTSKNSTINYEVDKTVRYTKQAMGAIRRLSTAVVVNHRKDVGKDGKPTTKAIPEAEMKQINELVREAMGFSKERGDTLSIANAPFTASEPADHSLPIWKDPENISYAKDIFKYLIIGGILALLYLKIIQPSLKTMFPPPKEEDSGTAETVTDALGNIIVTGEDGEDVVAIDHYAVKVQKTRDIAQADPKAVANIIKEWMGANAG
- the fliG gene encoding flagellar motor switch protein FliG → MPADDGLEKSATLLIALGEDHAAEVLKHLGPREVQKLGHAMASLKSVPRAKVEAVLDEFLTTAEGSSAMHVDTDNYIRSVLTKALGDDKASNLISRILQSGETSGIEGLKWMDAPTVADLIKNEHPQIIATILVHLEHDHSSEILNHFTERLRNDVVLRIATLEGIQPAALRELNEAMMRILSGSASVKRTAMGGVRTVAEILNFIGTANETSVVDAIREYDPDLAQKILDEMFVFENLMDIDDRSIQLILREVQSDSLILALKGASPDLREKIFKNMSQRAAEMLREDLESKGPVRLSEVEAEQKEILKVVRRLADEGQIVLGGAGGEQMV